From the Hevea brasiliensis isolate MT/VB/25A 57/8 chromosome 15, ASM3005281v1, whole genome shotgun sequence genome, one window contains:
- the LOC110661842 gene encoding probable purine permease 10 isoform X2 — MGEAREEQLDISGQEAEEATATEHTNVANQQILQQKNIIEWLRIATFTFFLLAGQTVATFLGRLYFDKGGNNKWMETFVQTAAFPLIFLLYFISPLKNPTTNDINANSPSKLVLVSIYTMLGIFLAANSMLYSVGLLYLPVSTYTLICASQLGFNALFSFFINSQKFTPFIVNSVVLLTISSILLVFQSDSTESKPVSKGKFVIGFICTLGASAGYGLMLSLIQFCFNKVLKQENFKVVLDMIVYPSLVATLAILVGLFASGEWKGLRRDMEEYELGNVSYLMTLIWTAISWQVFNIGCTGLIFEVSSLFSNVISTFGLPIVPVLAVFIFHDKMDGLKVIAMVLAIWGFVSYVYQHYLDDHKSKTEINNVNEEAPDCEGELIHE; from the exons ATGGGAGAGGCTCGAGAAGAGCAACTAGACATCTCGG GGCAGGAAGCTGAAGAGGCAACCGCAACTGAGCACACCAATGTGGCCAACCAGCAGATACTCCAACAAAAGAACATTATTGAGTGGCTCCGAATAGCCACCTTCACATTCTTCCTTCTTGCTGGCCAGACAGTGGCTACATTCTTGGGAAGACTATATTTTGACAAAGGTGGAAACAACAAGTGGATGGAAACATTTGTGCAAACTGCTGCCTTCCCTTTAATCTTTCTCCTTTACTTCATATCACCACTCAAAAATCCCACCACAAACGATATTAATGCAAATTCACCCTCGAAGTTGGTGCTTGTATCTATTTATACCATGCTTGGAATATTTCTAGCAGCAAACAGTATGCTTTATTCAGTTGGACTCCTATACCTGCCAGTGTCCACTTACACTCTAATATGTGCATCACAATTAGGCTTCAACGCTTTATTTTCCTTCTTCATCAATTCACAAAAGTTTACTCCTTTCATTGTCAATTCTGTAGTtcttctaaccatctcctctatcctCCTTGTATTCCAAAGTGACTCTACAGAATCAAAACCAGTCTCCAAAGGGAAGTTTGTGATTGGATTTATATGCACTCTTGGTGCTTCTGCTGGGTATGGATTGATGCTTTCTTTAATACAATTCTGTTTCAATAAGGTGTTAAAACAGGAAAATTTCAAGGTGGTTTTGGATATGATTGTCTACCCATCACTCGTCGCCACTCTAGCTATCCTGGTGGGACTTTTTGCGAGCGGAGAATGGAAGGGATTAAGGAGAGATATGGAGGAGTATGAGCTGGGAAATGTGTCCTACCTAATGACTTTGATTTGGACAGCTATAAGTTGGCAGGTTTTTAATATTGGGTGTACAGGATTGATCTTTGAAGTGTCTTCACTCTTCTCTAATGTCATTAGTACTTTTGGTCTGCCTATTGTCCCTGTGCTCGCCGTCTTCATTTTCCATGACAAAATGGATGGTCTGAAGGTGATTGCCATGGTTTTGGCTATATGGGGCTTTGTTTCATATGTCTATCAGCACTATCTTGATGATCATAAGTCCAAGACTGAAATAAACAATGTCAATGAAGAGGCTCCTGACTGTGAAGGAGAGCTAATACATGAGTAA
- the LOC110661840 gene encoding probable purine permease 10: MGEAEEVQLQIMVQEAKEENSLESASITNQSTLPQRRNYNWWFRISLYILFLLFGQSVALILGRQYFVRGGNSKWIATLVQLVGFPILIPYYFIVKLKNPSANDIHTKPPSALTLTAIYVSLGLLVAADCYLYSIGLQYLPVSTYTLICASQLAFNSFFSFFLNSQKFTPFIINSLVILTISSVLLVFNNESADPAGVSKVKYAIGFICTVAASAGYGLVLSLTQLCFKKVLKRQTFKVVMDMIIFQEIVATAITMIGLFASQEWNGLTREMNEYQLGKVSYVMNLVWTSIAWQVFAIGCVGLIFEVSSLFSNAISVLGLPIVPVLAVFVFHDKMDGIKAISMLLAVWGFLSYIYQHYLDDRKSKAENKNVIEVSKASHTGTSRND; this comes from the exons ATGGGAGAAGCTGAAGAAGTGCAACTTCAAATTATGG TTCAGGAAGCTAAAGAAGAAAATTCACTTGAGTCTGCAAGTATCACCAACCAGTCAACACTGCCACAAAGAAGAAACTACAATTGGTGGTTCCGAATATCGCTCTATATACTCTTTCTCCTCTTTGGTCAGTCAGTGGCTCTTATATTGGGAAGGCAGTATTTTGTTAGAGGTGGAAACAGCAAATGGATAGCAACACTAGTGCAACTTGTTGGCTTCCCAATTCTCATTCCCTACTACttcattgtaaaactcaaaaaccCGAGCGCAAATGATATTCACACAAAACCACCATCTGCCTTGACTCTCACAGCGATCTATGTATCACTTGGCCTACTGGTAGCAGCAGACTGCTATCTGTATTCAATTGGGTTACAGTACCTTCCTGTATCCACCTATACCCTTATATGTGCATCTCAGTTAGCCTTCAattcttttttctcctttttccttAATTCCCAGAAGTTCACTCCATTTATAATCAATTCTCTAGTCattctaaccatctcttctgtccTCCTGGTGTTCAATAACGAGTCTGCAGACCCTGCTGGAGTCTCTAAAGTGAAGTATGCAATCGGTTTCATATGCACTGTAGCTGCTTCGGCTGGATACGGACTGGTGCTGTCATTGACACAGCTTTGCTTCAAGAAGGTTCTGAAAAGACAAACATTTAAGGTAGTCATGGACATGATAATCTTTCAGGAAATAGTTGCAACTGCCATTACCATGATTGGACTTTTCGCTAGCCAAGAGTGGAATGGTTTAACAAGAGAGATGAATGAGTATCAGTTGGGAAAGGTGTCCTATGTCATGAATTTAGTATGGACTTCTATTGCTTGGCAGGTGTTTGCCATTGGATGTGTTGGATTGATTTTTGAGGTATCCTCCCTCTTTTCCAATGCCATAAGTGTCTTAGGCTTGCCTATTGTTCCAGTCCTAGCTGTGTTCGTTTTCCATGACAAAATGGATGGTATAAAGGCAATTTCCATGCTGCTGGCTGTCTGGGGCTTCCTCTCCTACATCTATCAGCACTACCTTGATGATCGTAAATCCAAGGCCGAAAACAAAaatgtcattgaggtttctaaagCATCTCATACTGGAACCTCAAGGAATGATTAG
- the LOC110661869 gene encoding probable purine permease 10 isoform X2: protein MGEAQEEQLDISGQEAEEATPTEHTNVANQSILLQQKNIIGRLRIGIFTFFLLAGQTVATILGRLYFDKGGNSKWMETFVQTAASPLIFLLYFLSPLKNPTTNDINANSPSKLVLVPIYTLFGIFLAANSMLYSVGLLYLPVSTYTLICASQLGFNALFSFFINSQKFTPFIVNSVVLLTISSILLVFQSDSTESKPVSKGKFVIGFICTLGASAGSGLMLSLIQFCFSKVLKQENFKVVLDMIVYPSLVATLAILVGLFASGEWKGLRRDMEEFELGNVSYLMTLIWTAISCQVFNIGCTGLIFEVSSLFSNVISTFGLPVVPMLAVFIFHDKMDGLKVIAMVLAIWGFVSYVYQHYLDDHKSKTEINNVNEEVPDCEGAHT from the exons ATGGGAGAGGCTCAAGAAGAGCAACTAGACATCTCGG GGCAGGAAGCTGAAGAGGCAACCCCAACCGAGCACACCAATGTGGCCAACCAGTCAATACTCCTTCAACAAAAGAACATTATTGGCCGGCTCCGAATAGGCATCTTCACATTCTTCCTTCTTGCTGGCCAGACAGTGGCTACAATCTTGGGAAGACTATATTTTGACAAAGGTGGAAACAGCAAGTGGATGGAAACATTTGTGCAAACTGCTGCCTCCCCTTTAATCTTTCTCCTTTACTTCCTATCACCGCTCAAAAATCCCACCACAAACGATATTAATGCAAATTCACCCTCGAAGTTGGTGCTTGTACCTATTTATACCTTGTTTGGAATATTTCTAGCAGCAAACAGTATGCTTTATTCAGTTGGACTTCTATACCTGCCAGTGTCCACTTACACTCTAATATGCGCATCACAATTAGGCTTCAACGCTTTATTTTCCTTCTTCATCAATTCACAAAAGTTTACTCCTTTCATTGTCAATTCTGTAGTTCTTCTCACCATCTCCTCTATCCTCCTTGTATTCCAAAGTGACTCTACAGAATCAAAGCCAGTCTCCAAAGGGAAGTTTGTGATTGGATTTATATGCACTCTTGGTGCTTCTGCTGGGTCTGGATTGATGCTTTCTTTAATACAATTCTGTTTCAGTAAAGTGTTAAAACAGGAAAACTTCAAGGTGGTTTTGGATATGATAGTCTACCCGTCACTCGTCGCCACTCTAGCTATCCTGGTGGGACTTTTCGCTAGCGGAGAATGGAAGGGATTAAGGAGAGATATGGAGGAGTTTGAGCTGGGAAATGTGTCCTACCTAATGACTTTGATTTGGACAGCTATAAGTTGTCAGGTTTTCAATATTGGGTGTACAGGATTGATCTTTGAAGTGTCTTCACTCTTCTCTAATGTCATTAGTACTTTTGGTCTGCCTGTTGTCCCAATGCTCGCCGTCTTCATTTTCCATGACAAAATGGATGGTCTGAAAGTGATTGCCATGGTTTTGGCTATATGGGGCTTTGTTTCATATGTCTATCAGCACTATCTTGATGATCATAAGTCCAAGACTGAAATAAACAATGTCAATGAAGAGGTTCCTGACTGTGAGGGAGCTCATACATGA
- the LOC110661842 gene encoding probable purine permease 10 isoform X1 produces the protein MGEAREEQLDISVILYVPLPGQEAEEATATEHTNVANQQILQQKNIIEWLRIATFTFFLLAGQTVATFLGRLYFDKGGNNKWMETFVQTAAFPLIFLLYFISPLKNPTTNDINANSPSKLVLVSIYTMLGIFLAANSMLYSVGLLYLPVSTYTLICASQLGFNALFSFFINSQKFTPFIVNSVVLLTISSILLVFQSDSTESKPVSKGKFVIGFICTLGASAGYGLMLSLIQFCFNKVLKQENFKVVLDMIVYPSLVATLAILVGLFASGEWKGLRRDMEEYELGNVSYLMTLIWTAISWQVFNIGCTGLIFEVSSLFSNVISTFGLPIVPVLAVFIFHDKMDGLKVIAMVLAIWGFVSYVYQHYLDDHKSKTEINNVNEEAPDCEGELIHE, from the exons ATGGGAGAGGCTCGAGAAGAGCAACTAGACATCTCGG TCATTCTATATGTTCCCTTGCCAGGGCAGGAAGCTGAAGAGGCAACCGCAACTGAGCACACCAATGTGGCCAACCAGCAGATACTCCAACAAAAGAACATTATTGAGTGGCTCCGAATAGCCACCTTCACATTCTTCCTTCTTGCTGGCCAGACAGTGGCTACATTCTTGGGAAGACTATATTTTGACAAAGGTGGAAACAACAAGTGGATGGAAACATTTGTGCAAACTGCTGCCTTCCCTTTAATCTTTCTCCTTTACTTCATATCACCACTCAAAAATCCCACCACAAACGATATTAATGCAAATTCACCCTCGAAGTTGGTGCTTGTATCTATTTATACCATGCTTGGAATATTTCTAGCAGCAAACAGTATGCTTTATTCAGTTGGACTCCTATACCTGCCAGTGTCCACTTACACTCTAATATGTGCATCACAATTAGGCTTCAACGCTTTATTTTCCTTCTTCATCAATTCACAAAAGTTTACTCCTTTCATTGTCAATTCTGTAGTtcttctaaccatctcctctatcctCCTTGTATTCCAAAGTGACTCTACAGAATCAAAACCAGTCTCCAAAGGGAAGTTTGTGATTGGATTTATATGCACTCTTGGTGCTTCTGCTGGGTATGGATTGATGCTTTCTTTAATACAATTCTGTTTCAATAAGGTGTTAAAACAGGAAAATTTCAAGGTGGTTTTGGATATGATTGTCTACCCATCACTCGTCGCCACTCTAGCTATCCTGGTGGGACTTTTTGCGAGCGGAGAATGGAAGGGATTAAGGAGAGATATGGAGGAGTATGAGCTGGGAAATGTGTCCTACCTAATGACTTTGATTTGGACAGCTATAAGTTGGCAGGTTTTTAATATTGGGTGTACAGGATTGATCTTTGAAGTGTCTTCACTCTTCTCTAATGTCATTAGTACTTTTGGTCTGCCTATTGTCCCTGTGCTCGCCGTCTTCATTTTCCATGACAAAATGGATGGTCTGAAGGTGATTGCCATGGTTTTGGCTATATGGGGCTTTGTTTCATATGTCTATCAGCACTATCTTGATGATCATAAGTCCAAGACTGAAATAAACAATGTCAATGAAGAGGCTCCTGACTGTGAAGGAGAGCTAATACATGAGTAA
- the LOC110661839 gene encoding UDP-N-acetylglucosamine transferase subunit ALG14: protein MEINDENLFSISIVIIIGLIFISIVRVIYVIYQTGKPLHSKSQKPMSTLIVLGSGGHTAEMINVLSALQKDRFMPRVYVAAATDNMSLQKASVLEDSLVDMNGGKVVSAKFMQIYRSREVGQSYITSIGTTLIAIAHALWLMIKIRPQVILCNGPGTCVPLCVIAFLFKVVGIRWSSVFYVESIARVKRLSLSGLLLYKLKIADQFYVQWAQLQRKYPRAHYVGSLM from the exons ATGGAGATCAATGATGAAAATTTGTTCTCCATTTCCATTGTCATCATCATTGGCCTCATCTTTATTTCAATAGTTCGTGTTATCTATGTCATTTATCAAACCGGCAAACCGTTGCACTCCaaatcccaaaagccaatgagtACTTTGATTGTTTTGGGTTCAG gGGGACACACTGCAGAGATGATTAATGTCTTATCTGCATTGCAGAAGGATAGGTTTATGCCCAGAGTTTATGTGGCAGCTGCCACTGATAATATGAGTCTACAAAAAGCTAGTGTTTTGGAGGACTCATTAGTTGATATG AATGGGGGCAAGGTGGTCTCTGCAAAGTTCATGCAGATCTACAGAAGCAGGGAAGTTGGTCAGTCATATATAACCTCCATTGGGACAACTTTAATAGCTATTGCTCATGCATTGTGGTTGATGATTAAAATAAGACCCCAAGTG ATCCTTTGCAATGGTCCTGGGACTTGTGTTCCTCTTTGTGTCATTGCATTTTTGTTCAAG GTGGTAGGAATTAGGTGGTCATCTGTTTTTTATGTTGAGAGTATAGCAAGAGTGAAAAGGCTCTCCTTAAGTGGTTTGCTTCTCTACAAGTTGAAAATAGCTGATCAGTTTTATGTGCAATGGGCACAACTACAAAGAAAATATCCTCGAGCCCATTATGTTGGTTCTCTCATGTAG
- the LOC110661869 gene encoding probable purine permease 10 isoform X1, protein MGEAQEEQLDISVSLYVPLPGQEAEEATPTEHTNVANQSILLQQKNIIGRLRIGIFTFFLLAGQTVATILGRLYFDKGGNSKWMETFVQTAASPLIFLLYFLSPLKNPTTNDINANSPSKLVLVPIYTLFGIFLAANSMLYSVGLLYLPVSTYTLICASQLGFNALFSFFINSQKFTPFIVNSVVLLTISSILLVFQSDSTESKPVSKGKFVIGFICTLGASAGSGLMLSLIQFCFSKVLKQENFKVVLDMIVYPSLVATLAILVGLFASGEWKGLRRDMEEFELGNVSYLMTLIWTAISCQVFNIGCTGLIFEVSSLFSNVISTFGLPVVPMLAVFIFHDKMDGLKVIAMVLAIWGFVSYVYQHYLDDHKSKTEINNVNEEVPDCEGAHT, encoded by the exons ATGGGAGAGGCTCAAGAAGAGCAACTAGACATCTCGG TCAGTCTATATGTTCCCTTGCCAGGGCAGGAAGCTGAAGAGGCAACCCCAACCGAGCACACCAATGTGGCCAACCAGTCAATACTCCTTCAACAAAAGAACATTATTGGCCGGCTCCGAATAGGCATCTTCACATTCTTCCTTCTTGCTGGCCAGACAGTGGCTACAATCTTGGGAAGACTATATTTTGACAAAGGTGGAAACAGCAAGTGGATGGAAACATTTGTGCAAACTGCTGCCTCCCCTTTAATCTTTCTCCTTTACTTCCTATCACCGCTCAAAAATCCCACCACAAACGATATTAATGCAAATTCACCCTCGAAGTTGGTGCTTGTACCTATTTATACCTTGTTTGGAATATTTCTAGCAGCAAACAGTATGCTTTATTCAGTTGGACTTCTATACCTGCCAGTGTCCACTTACACTCTAATATGCGCATCACAATTAGGCTTCAACGCTTTATTTTCCTTCTTCATCAATTCACAAAAGTTTACTCCTTTCATTGTCAATTCTGTAGTTCTTCTCACCATCTCCTCTATCCTCCTTGTATTCCAAAGTGACTCTACAGAATCAAAGCCAGTCTCCAAAGGGAAGTTTGTGATTGGATTTATATGCACTCTTGGTGCTTCTGCTGGGTCTGGATTGATGCTTTCTTTAATACAATTCTGTTTCAGTAAAGTGTTAAAACAGGAAAACTTCAAGGTGGTTTTGGATATGATAGTCTACCCGTCACTCGTCGCCACTCTAGCTATCCTGGTGGGACTTTTCGCTAGCGGAGAATGGAAGGGATTAAGGAGAGATATGGAGGAGTTTGAGCTGGGAAATGTGTCCTACCTAATGACTTTGATTTGGACAGCTATAAGTTGTCAGGTTTTCAATATTGGGTGTACAGGATTGATCTTTGAAGTGTCTTCACTCTTCTCTAATGTCATTAGTACTTTTGGTCTGCCTGTTGTCCCAATGCTCGCCGTCTTCATTTTCCATGACAAAATGGATGGTCTGAAAGTGATTGCCATGGTTTTGGCTATATGGGGCTTTGTTTCATATGTCTATCAGCACTATCTTGATGATCATAAGTCCAAGACTGAAATAAACAATGTCAATGAAGAGGTTCCTGACTGTGAGGGAGCTCATACATGA